A genomic stretch from Desulfotignum balticum DSM 7044 includes:
- a CDS encoding (Fe-S)-binding protein, which translates to MTSIIGPASYQFFGIFPAAILSFILPVVGIGLFAYIMARRLAPLVRAAPDYRMDRIGQRIIRLITIWLGQIRQPRYMLAGVLHIVIFAGFLILSIRSVSLVIIGLSDGFVLPGFGGWLGDVYNFLKDYAATFVLIACIVAGIRRGIFKPARYAVPEKYGKDHTAEAVFVLGIIGTLMISESLFEASELAFAYQQTGEWHFVAPLSLVWLFTHMLTGASLNFLQGLHIFSYFLHDLTFFFFLCFLPLGKHFHVITSIFNVFFMRLDKGKIKPVRYGVSDEQLDDLESFGVKKLEDFTWKHMLDFYSCADCGRCSDQCPANAVGRPLSPRFITIKARDLIFKNYPLSGEIYKSKMLVEDIYTEDEIWSCTTCGACEEECPLAIEYINKIVDLRRGMVDEGLVPQSLQKPLKALEKRGNPYGKMEKKRADWALEKEFKAEYPIKDLAKESADTLYFVDSITSYDDNIQEIARRTAMILNRAGVDFGILGKDEKDSGNEVLRFGEEMLYQDLKAQNTEAILATGVKQIVTADPHAYNALKNDYTGLPPVRHISQVVAEKITTGVLSLKPCLHPEKTYVYHDPCYLGRHNGIYEDPRQALDAIDGLTRVEMEKSRDRSFCCGGGGLMLFYEPEEETRMGVLRVNMAAEAGANVIVTACPFCLVNIQDAIKVAGKEGEMEALDFTELIARHLA; encoded by the coding sequence ATGACTTCAATTATCGGTCCGGCAAGTTATCAATTTTTCGGGATTTTTCCGGCAGCCATTCTGTCTTTTATTCTGCCTGTGGTGGGGATAGGCCTGTTCGCTTACATCATGGCCCGGCGCCTGGCCCCCCTGGTCCGGGCCGCTCCGGATTACCGGATGGACCGCATTGGCCAGCGCATCATCCGGCTGATCACCATCTGGCTGGGACAGATCAGACAACCCCGGTACATGCTGGCAGGGGTGCTGCACATTGTTATCTTTGCCGGTTTTCTGATTTTATCCATCCGGTCCGTGTCCCTGGTGATTATCGGTCTTTCCGATGGATTTGTTCTGCCGGGGTTCGGGGGCTGGCTGGGAGATGTGTATAATTTCCTGAAAGATTATGCCGCCACCTTTGTGCTGATCGCCTGTATTGTGGCGGGTATCCGCCGGGGAATTTTCAAACCTGCCAGGTATGCGGTGCCGGAAAAATACGGCAAGGACCATACCGCAGAGGCTGTATTTGTGCTTGGCATCATCGGTACCCTGATGATCTCTGAAAGCCTGTTTGAAGCGTCTGAACTGGCCTTTGCCTATCAGCAGACCGGGGAATGGCATTTTGTGGCGCCCTTGTCTTTGGTGTGGCTCTTCACGCACATGCTGACCGGCGCATCCCTGAATTTTCTTCAGGGGCTTCATATTTTTTCCTATTTCCTGCATGACCTGACTTTTTTCTTTTTTCTGTGTTTTTTGCCTCTGGGCAAACATTTTCATGTGATCACTTCGATCTTCAATGTGTTTTTCATGCGTCTGGACAAAGGAAAAATCAAACCGGTCAGATACGGGGTCTCCGACGAACAACTGGATGATCTGGAGTCTTTCGGCGTCAAAAAACTGGAGGATTTCACCTGGAAACACATGCTGGATTTTTATTCGTGTGCCGACTGCGGCCGGTGTTCCGACCAGTGTCCGGCCAATGCCGTGGGACGGCCTTTGTCGCCGAGGTTTATCACCATCAAGGCCCGGGATCTGATTTTCAAAAATTATCCGTTGTCCGGTGAAATCTACAAAAGCAAGATGCTGGTGGAAGACATCTACACGGAAGATGAAATCTGGTCCTGCACCACCTGCGGGGCGTGTGAGGAAGAATGTCCCCTGGCCATTGAATACATCAACAAGATCGTGGATCTGCGGCGCGGCATGGTGGATGAAGGCCTGGTGCCCCAGTCTCTGCAAAAACCCTTGAAAGCCCTGGAAAAACGCGGTAATCCTTACGGCAAGATGGAGAAAAAACGGGCGGACTGGGCCCTGGAAAAAGAGTTCAAGGCGGAATATCCCATCAAGGATCTGGCCAAGGAATCAGCCGATACCCTGTATTTTGTGGACAGCATCACATCCTATGATGACAATATCCAGGAAATCGCCCGGCGCACCGCCATGATTCTGAATCGGGCCGGGGTGGATTTCGGGATCCTGGGCAAGGATGAAAAAGACAGCGGCAACGAGGTGCTCCGGTTCGGAGAAGAGATGCTGTATCAGGATTTGAAAGCGCAGAATACCGAAGCGATCCTGGCCACGGGTGTCAAACAGATTGTCACAGCCGACCCCCACGCGTACAACGCGCTGAAAAATGATTATACCGGTCTGCCGCCGGTGCGGCATATCAGTCAGGTGGTGGCGGAAAAGATCACCACCGGGGTATTGTCCCTCAAACCCTGCCTGCATCCGGAAAAAACCTATGTGTATCACGATCCCTGTTACCTGGGACGGCACAACGGCATATATGAAGATCCCCGCCAGGCCCTGGATGCCATTGACGGCCTGACCCGGGTGGAAATGGAAAAGAGCCGGGATCGGTCTTTCTGCTGCGGCGGCGGCGGGCTCATGCTGTTTTATGAGCCGGAAGAGGAAACCCGCATGGGGGTTTTGCGGGTGAACATGGCAGCGGAGGCTGGTGCCAACGTCATTGTGACGGCCTGCCCCTTCTGTCTGGTGAATATCCAGGACGCCATCAAGGTCGCCGGCAAGGAAGGCGAAATGGAAGCTCTGGATTTTACGGAACTGATTGCCCGGCATTTAGCATAA
- a CDS encoding electron transfer flavoprotein subunit beta/FixA family protein — MEILVCVKRVPDTAENEFELNSAGNDLDRDDLVYSVNEWDNYAVEEAIQIVDNVGGSVTVVTVGDDESEEVLRREMAMGANNGVLLSDDAFEGSDGKGIAAILKAEVEKGKYDLILTGAQADEGAGQVGGMLAAMLDYPYASLVNKIEVKDDTSIHVGREIEGGNQEMNEIQLPCVLSIQTGINEPRYVGIRGIRKVASVDVPVKGAGDLGIDPAAVGKDGAKTRRVDYFVPDLGDGAEMLEGSTEEIIEKLIEKLKAKGGL; from the coding sequence ATGGAGATTTTAGTGTGTGTCAAGCGGGTTCCGGATACAGCGGAGAACGAATTTGAACTCAATTCAGCGGGAAACGATCTGGACCGGGACGACCTGGTTTATTCGGTGAATGAATGGGATAACTATGCGGTGGAAGAAGCCATTCAGATTGTGGACAATGTGGGCGGGTCTGTCACGGTGGTCACTGTCGGGGATGACGAGTCTGAAGAGGTGCTGCGCCGGGAAATGGCCATGGGTGCCAACAATGGGGTTCTGCTCAGTGATGACGCGTTTGAAGGATCCGACGGCAAAGGCATTGCCGCCATCCTTAAAGCGGAAGTCGAGAAAGGCAAATATGATCTGATTCTCACCGGGGCCCAGGCCGATGAAGGGGCCGGCCAGGTGGGCGGTATGCTGGCAGCCATGCTGGATTATCCGTATGCGTCGCTGGTGAACAAGATCGAAGTCAAAGATGATACTTCCATTCATGTGGGCCGGGAGATCGAAGGCGGTAACCAGGAAATGAATGAAATTCAGCTTCCCTGCGTGCTGTCTATTCAGACCGGTATCAATGAACCCAGGTATGTGGGGATCCGGGGGATCCGCAAGGTGGCCAGTGTGGATGTGCCGGTGAAAGGTGCCGGAGATCTGGGCATCGATCCTGCGGCCGTGGGTAAAGACGGCGCCAAAACCCGGCGGGTGGATTATTTTGTGCCGGATCTTGGAGACGGTGCGGAAATGCTGGAAGGATCCACGGAAGAGATCATTGAAAAACTGATTGAAAAGCTGAAAGCCAAAGGAGGACTTTGA
- a CDS encoding electron transfer flavoprotein subunit alpha/FixB family protein codes for MTQMFAYIPFKNGAAEDVALEYPDAAKKIDPSAEVTAVAAGTGADLDKVADAMTRIYKQVIKIDHADLAYPNAEQVRKALLDVLPHDAIILLPHDTFGMDLAPGLAVKMDSAYAADIVDFEGLDGQDLKMIRQELGGAVYTHVTSDVSSGAVITVRPGSFAPTEDTAAGGSVVDKSGDVKDLSAKRKFLEVVVAEVGDVDITKADVLVSVGRGIEEEENIEIAQELADAMGAVVSCSRPIVDAKWLEKSRQVGTSGQTVKPKVYMAMGISGSFQHLGGVKGNPFIVAVNKNPKAPIFQVADVGIVEDILEFMPELTEAVKAL; via the coding sequence ATGACACAGATGTTTGCATATATTCCATTCAAGAACGGGGCTGCAGAAGATGTGGCACTGGAGTATCCGGATGCGGCAAAAAAAATAGACCCGTCTGCTGAAGTGACCGCAGTTGCGGCAGGAACGGGTGCGGATCTGGACAAAGTGGCCGATGCCATGACCCGGATTTATAAACAAGTCATTAAAATCGATCATGCGGATCTGGCGTATCCCAACGCGGAACAGGTCAGAAAAGCGCTGCTGGATGTACTTCCCCATGATGCAATCATTCTGCTGCCCCATGATACGTTTGGCATGGATCTGGCACCGGGACTGGCCGTGAAAATGGATTCCGCGTATGCAGCGGATATTGTGGATTTTGAAGGCCTGGACGGCCAGGATCTGAAAATGATCCGCCAGGAACTGGGCGGGGCTGTATACACCCATGTCACATCCGATGTTTCTTCCGGTGCGGTGATCACTGTCCGGCCGGGATCTTTTGCCCCCACCGAAGACACTGCTGCCGGCGGCTCTGTGGTGGACAAATCCGGTGACGTGAAAGATCTGAGTGCCAAAAGAAAATTTCTGGAAGTGGTGGTGGCTGAAGTCGGTGATGTGGATATTACCAAAGCCGATGTCCTGGTATCTGTGGGCCGGGGGATCGAAGAGGAAGAAAACATCGAGATTGCCCAGGAACTGGCCGATGCCATGGGGGCTGTGGTGTCCTGTTCCCGGCCTATCGTGGATGCCAAATGGCTGGAAAAATCCCGCCAGGTGGGAACTTCCGGACAGACCGTCAAACCCAAGGTGTATATGGCCATGGGGATCTCCGGATCATTCCAGCATCTGGGGGGTGTCAAAGGCAATCCCTTTATCGTGGCAGTGAACAAAAACCCCAAAGCCCCGATTTTCCAGGTGGCGGATGTGGGAATTGTGGAAGATATTCTGGAGTTCATGCCTGAACTGACCGAAGCGGTCAAAGCACTTTAA
- a CDS encoding substrate-binding domain-containing protein, with product MKRLLKLVVMGMIFCLFTVPAWGESVRALMMATTTSTDNTGLLEYLVPEFTRDTGIEMKWVATGTGNALKLGENCDVDVLMVHAPAAEKQFVADGFGVDRKEIMYNDFVLIGPGSDPAQIKGKSVSAALNKVVQTQAGFVSRGDNSGTHKKELFLWQSAGLPIPEAESWYVQAGQGMLATINMAGEKNGYTMTDRGTYIKYEHTAQGNPKLKILVEGDDFLKNQYSVMAVNPDRCENVNYEAAVQFSDWITGEKAQNMIAEFKLLDKTLFIPNAR from the coding sequence ATGAAACGCCTGTTAAAATTGGTTGTGATGGGGATGATATTTTGTCTGTTCACTGTTCCGGCATGGGGGGAATCGGTTCGCGCGTTGATGATGGCCACCACCACCAGCACCGACAATACCGGCCTGCTGGAATACCTGGTACCTGAATTTACCCGAGATACGGGGATTGAGATGAAATGGGTGGCCACTGGAACGGGCAACGCCCTGAAACTGGGAGAAAACTGTGATGTCGATGTGTTGATGGTCCATGCACCGGCCGCGGAAAAGCAATTTGTGGCAGACGGCTTTGGCGTAGACCGGAAAGAGATCATGTACAATGATTTTGTGCTCATCGGTCCGGGGTCCGACCCCGCCCAAATCAAAGGCAAATCAGTCAGTGCCGCGTTGAACAAAGTGGTGCAGACCCAGGCAGGGTTTGTCAGCCGGGGGGATAATTCCGGTACCCATAAAAAAGAACTTTTTTTGTGGCAATCCGCCGGACTGCCCATCCCTGAAGCCGAATCCTGGTATGTTCAGGCCGGGCAGGGAATGCTGGCCACCATTAATATGGCCGGGGAAAAAAACGGCTATACCATGACGGACCGGGGCACTTACATCAAATATGAACACACCGCCCAAGGGAACCCGAAGTTAAAGATTCTGGTGGAAGGCGATGATTTTCTGAAAAATCAATACAGTGTCATGGCCGTGAACCCGGATCGCTGCGAAAATGTCAATTATGAGGCAGCCGTGCAGTTTTCCGACTGGATCACCGGTGAGAAAGCCCAAAATATGATCGCTGAATTCAAATTGCTGGATAAGACTTTGTTTATTCCCAATGCCAGGTAG
- a CDS encoding TetR/AcrR family transcriptional regulator — MGYRKKTEQKIIQAAIELFVRKGYHGTSISDITSRIGLTKGALYAHFKSKGDLLIRIIHEYEIQFIDQLILTVDAIEGDEVEKLNGVITFSSRFALENYELCVFLTVLTSELNANIDFQPILKATYRKLQQYISEIIRKGILKRVIDKQVDPDLAALTFMAIQDGILHQWTLNRDYIDGRQFVKTFRHLFIKGMLP, encoded by the coding sequence ATGGGATATAGAAAAAAAACAGAACAAAAAATCATTCAGGCGGCAATTGAGCTTTTTGTCCGTAAGGGATATCATGGCACATCCATCAGCGATATCACCAGCAGAATCGGATTGACAAAGGGTGCTTTATATGCACATTTCAAAAGTAAAGGGGATTTGCTGATTCGAATTATTCATGAATATGAGATACAGTTCATAGACCAGTTGATTTTGACTGTTGACGCGATCGAGGGGGATGAAGTCGAGAAATTGAACGGTGTCATCACTTTCAGTTCAAGATTTGCGCTTGAAAATTATGAACTTTGTGTATTTTTGACAGTTCTTACAAGTGAGTTGAATGCCAATATTGATTTTCAACCCATTCTCAAAGCAACGTATAGAAAGCTGCAGCAATACATTAGTGAAATAATTCGAAAAGGAATTCTTAAACGTGTCATTGACAAGCAGGTTGATCCGGACCTGGCAGCACTGACTTTTATGGCTATTCAGGATGGGATACTGCATCAGTGGACGTTAAACCGTGATTATATCGATGGCAGACAGTTTGTCAAAACATTCCGGCACCTGTTCATCAAGGGAATGCTGCCATAA
- a CDS encoding MBL fold metallo-hydrolase, whose amino-acid sequence MKVCCYLLGCEKTGAGLIIDPGGEESRILDIAEKSNLHIEAIVNTHGHPDHTCGNAGIKAVTSAKIYIHVLDDLFFTSPESVKTRKRLGYSPAPPSDVTVIQGDKIFFGHKSLTVIHTPGHTPGSICLLMGNHCFTGDTLFVGSVGRTDFPGGSPNSMQDSIYKKIAKLSGDTIVWPGHHYGNRLSSTIADEMIRLRFSMGAG is encoded by the coding sequence ATGAAGGTATGTTGTTATCTGCTCGGGTGTGAAAAGACTGGCGCAGGCCTGATTATCGATCCGGGTGGCGAGGAGAGTCGGATTCTGGATATTGCGGAAAAATCCAATCTGCACATTGAAGCCATTGTCAACACCCACGGACATCCGGATCATACCTGTGGGAATGCTGGAATAAAAGCTGTAACATCGGCAAAGATCTATATCCATGTCCTGGATGATTTGTTTTTCACTTCCCCGGAATCTGTAAAGACCAGAAAGCGTTTGGGATATTCCCCCGCCCCTCCAAGCGATGTGACTGTGATTCAAGGGGACAAAATTTTTTTTGGTCACAAGTCTTTGACCGTTATTCATACTCCCGGCCACACCCCTGGAAGTATCTGCCTGCTCATGGGCAATCATTGTTTTACCGGAGATACGTTGTTTGTCGGATCTGTGGGTAGAACTGATTTTCCAGGAGGATCTCCAAATTCGATGCAGGACTCCATTTATAAGAAAATTGCGAAGCTTTCCGGTGATACCATCGTATGGCCGGGTCACCATTACGGAAATCGGCTGTCTTCCACGATCGCCGATGAAATGATTCGCCTTCGCTTCAGCATGGGGGCCGGATAA
- a CDS encoding thiolase family protein, translating into MKEIVIVGASRTAIGDFGGALKNVPPMDLARHVITSVLKRSNVQPGWIDKVMFGCAFSPVDQNIARNAAFKAGVPQEAPGFTINGTCGSSLQAIMSGVQSILCDECDVVLAGGVESMSNAPFIMDSARWGQRLRHLTAYDLVWKGMQEPSIGVGMGLTAENLAEKYEISREEQDEFALLSHQRAARAIKDKRFIEEITPYPIPSRKGQPVSFDTDEHVRSNATLEGMAKLPAIFKKGGTVTAGNACGMNDASSAIIITHREKADELGLKPLAKISAYHVAGVDPDYMGIGPVPAIQGVLAKSNFGVNDIDRYEINEAFAAQYLACEKVLGLDREKTNIYGNGIALGHPVGATGCRLVVTLLYQMQDQGLESGVASLCAGGGMGFAVLLEGVS; encoded by the coding sequence ATGAAGGAAATAGTGATAGTCGGTGCATCCAGAACGGCTATAGGTGATTTTGGCGGTGCCCTGAAAAATGTGCCGCCCATGGATCTTGCTCGGCATGTGATTACATCAGTATTGAAAAGATCAAATGTCCAACCAGGCTGGATCGACAAAGTGATGTTCGGCTGTGCATTCAGCCCTGTTGATCAAAATATAGCCCGCAACGCCGCATTTAAAGCCGGAGTTCCTCAGGAAGCTCCTGGATTTACAATTAATGGTACCTGCGGGTCGTCTCTTCAGGCCATCATGTCTGGGGTACAGTCCATCTTATGCGACGAATGCGATGTCGTTTTGGCTGGGGGCGTGGAAAGCATGAGCAATGCGCCGTTCATTATGGACTCAGCTCGTTGGGGACAGCGTCTCAGACATCTGACGGCATATGATTTGGTCTGGAAAGGGATGCAGGAACCCTCTATTGGCGTTGGCATGGGGTTGACTGCTGAAAATCTGGCGGAAAAATATGAGATATCCCGGGAGGAGCAGGATGAATTTGCCTTATTGAGCCATCAGCGGGCCGCTCGGGCGATCAAAGACAAGAGATTCATTGAGGAAATAACGCCTTATCCCATTCCCAGCAGAAAAGGGCAGCCTGTTTCTTTTGATACAGATGAGCATGTGCGAAGCAATGCAACTCTGGAGGGAATGGCCAAATTACCGGCAATTTTCAAAAAGGGCGGGACCGTTACCGCGGGAAATGCCTGCGGCATGAATGATGCTTCTTCGGCAATCATCATCACGCATCGGGAAAAGGCAGATGAACTGGGGCTCAAGCCGTTGGCAAAGATCAGTGCTTATCATGTTGCTGGTGTGGATCCTGACTATATGGGGATTGGACCGGTTCCCGCTATTCAAGGGGTTCTGGCAAAATCAAATTTTGGTGTCAACGATATTGACCGGTATGAAATAAATGAAGCGTTCGCCGCACAGTATCTGGCCTGTGAAAAGGTGCTTGGATTGGATCGCGAAAAAACAAATATCTATGGCAATGGTATCGCTCTGGGTCATCCGGTGGGTGCAACAGGGTGTCGATTGGTGGTGACGCTGTTGTATCAGATGCAAGATCAAGGGTTGGAGTCCGGGGTTGCTTCCCTTTGCGCCGGGGGAGGGATGGGATTCGCAGTTCTTCTGGAAGGGGTATCATAA
- a CDS encoding enoyl-CoA hydratase/isomerase family protein produces MNYTDIQYEIKQGIGYITLYGPKKLNLLTRESIAHLAQILSTCREDKHCRAVILTGSGEKAFSAGANIDIFSETGQEAVKAIDWSVYGQEAFGILRKLGKPSIAAVNGLALGGGFEIALSCTFRLASQNAKLGLTEITLGFLPGWGGTQLLTRLVGKTAAMELILSGDIIDAETAYRLGIVSEVVPRENLISRCETLVNRIIKNSAIAVKNGMEAVEYAADLSLNQGLLLESKLAGISCATEESKERVTAFLEKRAGK; encoded by the coding sequence ATGAATTACACCGATATCCAATATGAAATTAAGCAAGGGATTGGTTATATCACATTGTATGGTCCCAAAAAACTCAACCTGCTGACCCGGGAGTCGATTGCTCATCTTGCACAGATTCTGTCAACATGTCGGGAAGATAAACATTGCAGGGCCGTTATCCTTACGGGTTCAGGTGAAAAAGCATTCAGTGCTGGAGCGAATATCGATATTTTTAGTGAAACCGGACAGGAGGCGGTCAAAGCAATTGATTGGTCGGTCTATGGCCAGGAAGCCTTTGGTATCCTAAGGAAACTTGGCAAACCGTCCATAGCGGCTGTCAACGGTCTGGCTTTAGGCGGTGGTTTTGAAATCGCGCTGTCCTGCACGTTTCGTCTGGCATCGCAGAATGCAAAACTGGGACTGACAGAGATTACTCTGGGATTTCTTCCCGGCTGGGGTGGGACTCAGCTTTTGACCCGTCTGGTGGGGAAAACAGCCGCCATGGAACTTATCCTTTCCGGAGATATTATCGATGCTGAGACCGCATATCGTCTCGGCATTGTCAGTGAGGTGGTTCCCCGGGAAAACTTGATCAGCAGATGTGAAACACTGGTAAACCGGATTATAAAAAACAGTGCGATTGCCGTCAAAAACGGGATGGAGGCAGTTGAGTATGCTGCAGATCTTTCTTTAAATCAGGGCCTGCTGCTCGAGTCAAAGCTGGCTGGTATTTCATGTGCTACAGAAGAATCAAAAGAACGGGTTACCGCTTTTCTGGAAAAGCGGGCAGGAAAATAA
- a CDS encoding NADH:flavin oxidoreductase produces MAYDKLFEPIKIGSTELKNRYVMAPCNFLFPDWTGMITETDIAYYVARAKGGAGLCIVGAILCTDIGKPVANIPWPYLTSIEHIPGMSMLAESIRVAGSKAIAQILPASGSRGNPMRDDVQPFAPSEGIDYKFGTDQSHGQAETIITKRMKGKWLKEKYMRHPKPRAITVAEMEQLIEESARNAKLAVLAGFDGVELHLCHHYILDQFRDPRFNLRTDKYGGSRENRNRFILEYAEAVIKSLREEREDFTIGVRVGSECGGEGGYTLDDTKWLAVKLQELGIDYWSTTIGFPPIPEAKMDSKVDGGYLNWSRQLRDVVKVPILTPSVHSPDLAEEAVTKGWTDMVGLGRPLVADPDLVNKVRENRVADINRCKKDNLCWVGFDLCLPGRCSANPGLGREKYNPRYMLTEGFKGAKMLPHVLRK; encoded by the coding sequence ATGGCATATGACAAATTATTTGAACCGATCAAAATTGGATCAACCGAGCTTAAGAACAGATACGTAATGGCCCCGTGTAATTTTCTGTTTCCGGACTGGACTGGGATGATCACGGAAACGGACATCGCATATTATGTGGCCCGGGCAAAAGGCGGGGCCGGCCTTTGCATCGTCGGTGCGATTCTGTGTACGGACATCGGCAAGCCGGTGGCCAATATTCCCTGGCCCTATCTGACTTCCATCGAGCACATTCCCGGGATGTCCATGCTGGCGGAAAGTATACGAGTGGCCGGATCCAAAGCCATTGCCCAGATTCTGCCGGCCAGCGGCAGCCGGGGCAACCCCATGCGGGATGACGTGCAGCCGTTCGCGCCGTCCGAAGGTATCGATTATAAGTTCGGCACGGACCAGTCCCACGGCCAGGCGGAAACCATCATCACAAAACGGATGAAAGGCAAATGGCTGAAGGAAAAATACATGCGGCATCCCAAGCCCCGAGCCATCACAGTAGCGGAGATGGAACAGCTTATCGAAGAATCGGCCCGGAATGCCAAGCTGGCGGTACTGGCCGGGTTTGACGGGGTGGAACTGCATCTGTGCCATCACTATATTCTGGACCAGTTCCGTGATCCCCGGTTCAACTTGAGAACCGACAAATACGGCGGGAGCCGGGAAAATCGGAACCGGTTCATACTCGAATATGCTGAAGCGGTCATCAAATCCCTCCGGGAAGAGCGGGAGGATTTCACGATTGGTGTGCGTGTGGGCAGTGAGTGCGGCGGTGAGGGAGGCTATACGCTGGATGACACCAAGTGGCTGGCGGTCAAACTCCAGGAACTGGGCATCGACTATTGGAGCACGACCATCGGTTTTCCACCCATCCCAGAGGCCAAGATGGACAGCAAGGTCGACGGGGGATACCTGAACTGGTCAAGGCAGTTGAGAGATGTGGTGAAGGTTCCGATCCTGACACCCAGTGTGCATTCACCGGATCTGGCCGAAGAAGCAGTCACAAAAGGATGGACAGACATGGTCGGACTGGGACGTCCGCTGGTGGCGGACCCGGATCTGGTCAACAAGGTCAGGGAAAACAGGGTCGCCGATATCAACCGGTGTAAAAAGGACAATCTGTGCTGGGTGGGCTTTGACTTATGTCTGCCGGGCAGGTGTTCCGCCAACCCGGGACTGGGAAGGGAAAAATACAATCCCAGATACATGCTGACAGAAGGGTTCAAAGGGGCAAAAATGCTGCCCCATGTTCTCCGGAAATAA